The Euphorbia lathyris chromosome 3, ddEupLath1.1, whole genome shotgun sequence genome contains a region encoding:
- the LOC136222356 gene encoding capsanthin/capsorubin synthase, chromoplastic-like gives MGTLLQLFSPPPATKSSQINHICTPVFTSPVPNFTPPGLPHHRIHSSKLGNFLDLKPEAKPEVLDFDLPWFDPASKSRFDVIIVGAGPAGLRLAEQVSRYGIKVCCVDPSPLSGWANNYGVWVDEFESLELTDCLDKTWPMTCVFIDDNKTKYLDRAYGRVSRNKLKKRLMENCVTNGVKFHKAKVWKVENKEFESSIVCDDGSEIKSSLVVDASGFASSFIDYDKPRNHGYQIAHGILAEVDSHPYDLDKMILMDWRDTHLGNEPYLRDNNSKSPTFLYAMPFDSNLIFLEETSLVSRPVLSYMEVKKRMVARLRHLGIKVRAVIEEEKCLIPMGGPLPRIPQNVMAIGGNSGIVHPSTGYMVARMMAVAPIVAEAIAECLGSTRMIRGSHLHHRVWNSLWSMDKKVTRKFYTFGMETLLKLDLNGTRNFFDAFFDLEPYYWQGFLSSRLSLAELTLLSLSLFGNASNSSRFDIVTKCPLPLARMVGDLALEAI, from the coding sequence ATGGGTACTCTACTCCAGCTTTTTTCACCACCTCCTGCAACTAAAAGTTCTCAGATAAACCACATATGCACCCCTGTTTTCACTTCTCCAGTACCCAATTTCACTCCTCCAGGACTGCCTCACCATAGAATCCACAGCAGCAAATTGGGGAACTTTCTTGACTTGAAACCCGAAGCAAAACCCGAGGTCTTAGATTTTGATCTCCCTTGGTTTGATCCTGCTTCTAAATCCCGGTTTGATGTGATCATAGTTGGTGCTGGACCGGCTGGCCTCCGTCTCGCCGAGCAAGTATCCCGGTATGGGATTAAGGTATGTTGTGTTGATCCTTCACCACTTTCTGGGTGGGCTAATAATTATGGTGTGTGGGTTGATGAGTTTGAGAGCTTGGAACTTACTGATTGTTTGGACAAAACGTGGCCTATGACTTGTGTCTTTATAGATGATAACAAGACCAAATATTTAGATCGTGCTTATGGCCGTGTTAGTAGGAACAAATTGAAGAAAAGATTGATGGAAAATTGTGTAACCAATGGTGTTAAATTTCATAAAGCTAAGGTTTGGAAAGTGGAGAACAAAGAGTTTGAGTCTAGTATTGTTTGTGATGATGGGAGTGAGATTAAATCAAGTTTAGTAGTTGATGCTAGTGGTTTCGCTAGCAGTTTCATTGACTATGATAAACCAAGAAACCATGGATATCAGATTGCTCATGGTATTTTAGCAGAAGTTGATTCTCACCCATATGATTTAGATAAAATGATTCTCATGGATTGGAGAGATACCCATTTGGGAAATGAACCTTATTTACGAGATAACAATTCAAAATCCCCAACTTTTTTATATGCAATGCCATTTGATTCCAATTTAATATTCCTAGAAGAGACTTCTCTTGTTAGTAGGCCTGTGTTATCTTACATGGAGGTTAAGAAAAGAATGGTAGCAAGATTAAGACATTTAGGCATCAAAGTAAGAGCAGTAATTGAAGAAGAGAAATGTTTGATTCCTATGGGAGGACCTCTTCCTAGGATCCCTCAAAATGTGATGGCTATTGGTGGAAATTCCGGGATAGTCCACCCGTCAACCGGGTATATGGTGGCTCGAATGATGGCGGTAGCCCCAATTGTAGCTGAAGCAATTGCGGAATGTCTTGGGTCAACTAGAATGATAAGAGGgagtcatcttcatcatagagtGTGGAATAGCTTGTGGTCAATGGACAAGAAGGTTACTAGGAAATTTTACACTTTTGGGATGGAGACACTTTTGAAACTTGATTTGAATGGGACTAGGAATTTTTTTGATGCTTTTTTTGATTTGGAACCTTATTATTGGCAAGGATTTCTCTCTTCGAGATTGTCTCTAGCTGAGTTGACATTGTTGAGTTTATCCTTGTTTGGAAATGCCTCTAATTCATCTAGGTTTGATATTGTAACAAAGTGCCCTTTGCCTTTGGCTAGAATGGTGGGCGATTTAGCACTTGAAGCCATTTAA